The following coding sequences are from one Rhineura floridana isolate rRhiFlo1 chromosome 2, rRhiFlo1.hap2, whole genome shotgun sequence window:
- the NFKBIA gene encoding NF-kappa-B inhibitor alpha — translation MFFSPMDFTMDSVDRKPVDFTMDNQPRDVLKDRQVSLVQDDRHDSGLDSMKEEEYKNLVRELEDIRIQPAEASVGLQSGPCQGTQAWKQQVTEDGDTFLHLAIIHEEKALSLEIIRQAGRDAAFLNSQNNLNQTPLHLAVITEQPEIAETLLKARCDAEIRDFRGNTPLHIACEQGSLRGVGVLTQYCQKHQVHSLLQSSNYNGHTCLHLASIQGYLAIVERLLFLGADVNAQEPCNGRTALHLAVDLQNQELVSLLLKHGADVNKVTYQGYSPYQLTWGRNNSFIQEQLRQFTTLDLQMLPDSEDEESWESESEFTEDELLYDDCVIGGQHVPC, via the exons ATGTTTTTCAGCCCCATGGATTTTACGATGGATTCAGTAGATCGTAAGCCAGTGGATTTTACGATGGACAACCAGCCCCGCGATGTACTGAAGGACAGGCAGGTCAGCCTGGTCCAGGACGATCGCCACGACAGCGGCTTGGACTCCATGAAGGAAGAGGAGTACAAAAACCTTGTCAGGGAGTTGGAAGATATTCGCATCCAGCCCGCGGAAGCCTCCGTGGGCCTCCAGAGCGGCCCCTGCCAGGGCACCCAGGCTTGGAAACAGCAAGTGACTGAAGACGGAGACAC ATTTCTCCATCTTGCAATTATACATGAAGAAAAAGCCTTGAGTTTGGAAATCATTCGCCAGGCAGGACGCGATGCGGCCTTCCTGAATTCTCAGAATAACCTCAACCAG ACTCCACTTCACTTGGCAGTGATAACGGAGCAGCCAGAAATTGCCGAGACTCTTCTGAAAGCCAGATGTGACGCAGAGATCAGAGATTTCCGAGGAAACACACCACTACATATCGCTTGTGAACAAGGTTCTCTCAGAGGTGTTGGTGTCCTCACGCAGTACTGCCAGAAACACCAAGTCCACTCTCTCCTGCAGTCGTCCAACTACAATG GACACACGTGTCTCCATCTGGCATCTATTCAAGGATATCTGGCCATAGTAGAACGTCTTCTGTTCTTGGGAGCTGATGTCAATGCTCAG GAGCCGTGCAATGGTAGGACTGCCTTGCATTTAGCTGTTGATCTGCAGAATCAAGAACTGGTGTCTCTCCTGCTGAAACATGGAGCGGATGTAAACAAAGTAACCTACCAGGGCTATTCTCCATACCAGCTTACCTGGGGAAGAAACAACTCCTTCATACAGGAACAGCTGAGGCAATTTACCACATTGGACCTGCAGATGCTACCAGACAGCGAAGATGAAGAGAGCTGGGAATCAGAATCAGAGTTCACAGAGGATGAA CTCCTGTATGACGACTGTGTCATTGGCGGGCAGCATGTGCCTTGCTAA